From Parambassis ranga chromosome 9, fParRan2.1, whole genome shotgun sequence, the proteins below share one genomic window:
- the LOC114441665 gene encoding chromaffin granule amine transporter-like: MAWLPQSRGSPKLVLVVVCVALLLDNMLLTVVVPIIPTFLYAMEHPSPQPPHTAPPSPLALGLGVSQLPSSSHSSPPPTLSPLTSLFDNSTYSLQEDRTGPSNLSDQIAPSTGLPINQTTNTTESTCLEDSMFLEEENVRVGLLFASKALIQLLVNPFVGPLTNRIGYHVPMFAGFIIMFVSTIMFAFSGTYALLFFARSLQGIGSSFSSVAGLGMLASVYTDDEERGIAMGVALGGLALGVLIGAPFGSVMYDFVGKSAPFLVLAFLAVFDGALQLCILQPSKISPGSVEGTPLLTLLKDPYILVSAGSLCFANMGVAILEPTLPIWMMQTMCSPKWQLGMAFLPASVSYLIGTNLFGILANKMGRWLCSMLGMFIVGISLLCVPFATSIYGLIGPNGGLGFAIGMVDSSMMAIMGYLVDIRHASVYGSVYAIADVALCMGFLPVVPGPSTGGVLVQAVGFPCLMVFIGVINILYAPFCFLLRNPAVREENMAIIDQECVMTMKNYNTNKGGCEFTLSDNSEEEETEE; encoded by the exons ATGGCGTGGCTTCCTCAGAGTCGAGGCTCTCCCAAACTCgtcctggtggtggtgtgtgtcgCTCTGTTGCTCGACAACATGCTGCTCACTGTGGTtg TGCCCATTATCCCGACATTTCTCTACGCCATGGAGCACCCCAGCCCCCAGCCGCCGCACACTGCCCCGCCCTCGCCGCTTGCTCTGGGCCTTGGCGTCTCACAGCTCCCCTCCTCCAGCCACAGTTCTCCTCCCCCCACACTCTCCCCCCTGACCTCCCTGTTTGACAACAGCACCTACAGCCTGCAGGAGGACCGCACTGGACCCTCCAACCTGTCAGACCAGATAGCTCCGTCCACCGGCCTGCCTATCAATCAGACCACCAACACTACG GAGTCCACCTGCCTCGAGGACAGCATGTTTCTGGAGGAGGAAAATGTCCGCGTTGGTTTGTTGTTTGCGTCTAAAGCTCTTATCCAGCTGTTGGTCAACCCATTCGTTGGTCCGCTCACTAACAG gatcGGCTATCATGTCCCCATGTTTGCTGGGTTCATCATCATGTTTGTGTCGACTATCA tgtttgcatTTTCAGGGACATATGCTCTGCTGTTCTTTGCTCGCTCTCTGCAGGGAATcggctcctccttctcctctgtggcAG GTTTGGGAATGTTGGCCAGTGTGTACACAGATGATGAAGAGAGAGGCATTGCAATGGGTGTTGCACTGGGAGGCCTGGCTTTGGGAGTCCtaa ttGGAGCACCATTCGGCAGTGTAATGTACGACTTTGTAGGGAAGAGCGCCCCCTTCCTGGTTTTGGCCTTCCTGGCTGTGTTTGATGGAG cgTTGCAACTGTGTATCCTGCAGCCATCAAAGATCTCTCCTGGG agtgTGGAGGGGACCCCTTTACTCACCCTATTAAAGGATCCATACATCCTCGTCAGTGCAG gctcGCTGTGCTTTGCTAACATGGGCGTGGCCATCTTGGAGCCGACCCTGCCCATCTGGATGATGCAGACGATGTGCTCCCCAAAATGGCAGCTTG GTATGGCCTTCCTCCCTGCCAGCGTGTCCTACCTAATAGGAACAAACCTGTTTGGAATTCTGGCAAATAAAATGGGacg gtgGCTCTGCTCCATGTTGGGGATGTTCATCGTGGGCATCAGTCTGCTGTGT GTTCCTTTTGCCACCAGTATCTACGGTCTGATTGGACCAAACGGAGGGCTGGGCTTTGCGATAG GTATGGTCGACTCCTCCATGATGGCCATCATGGGATACCTGGTTGACATCCGCCACGCCTCGGTGTATGGCAGCGTCTACGCCATCGCTGACGTGGCTCTTTGCATGGGCTT tcttcctgttgttcCAGGGCCATCCACAGGGGGCGTgctggtccaggctgtgggctTTCCCTGTCTCATGGTGTTCATCGGGGTCATCAACATCTTGTATGCGCCCTTCTGCTTTCTGTTACGTAACCCAGCTGTCCGCGAGGAGAATATG GCCATCATTGACCAGGAGTGTGTGATGACCATGAAAAACTACAACACAAACAAGGGGGGCTGTGAGTTTACCCTGAGCGACAACAGcgaagaagaggagacagaggagtga